In Oncorhynchus keta strain PuntledgeMale-10-30-2019 chromosome 19, Oket_V2, whole genome shotgun sequence, a single genomic region encodes these proteins:
- the tmem170b gene encoding transmembrane protein 170B, with protein MSSSKATYSHLTKRDANLGGGRNMNTNRDYSINLSVQQVLSLWVQGTTLQHFTEMWYWVFLWCLFSSLFVHGAMGLLMLVMLQRHKRGRLITLVLVSVGFLASLAGGVITSAAVAGVYRVAGKDMAPLQALVFGVGQTTLSVVISFSRILATL; from the exons ATGTCTTCGTCAAAAGCCACTTACAGCCATTTGACAAAGAGGGATGCAAACCTGGGCGGCGGCAGAAACATGAACACGAATAGGGATTATTCTATCAATCTATCCGTGCAGCAAGTGCTGAGCCTCTGGGTGCAAGGCACGACGCTGCAACATTTCACAG AGATGTGGTACTGGGTGTTCCTGTGGTGTCTTTTCTCCTCGCTCTTCGTCCACGGGGCAATGGGCCTGCTCATGTTAGTCATGCTGCAGCGCCACAAGAGGGGTCGCCTCATCACCCTGGTCCTGGTCAGCGTGGGCTTCCTGGCCTCCTTGGCCGGTGGGGTCATCACCA GTGCGGCCGTGGCAGGGGTGTATCGTGTGGCAGGGAAGGACATGGCCCCCCTCCAGGCCCTGGTGTTTGGAGTGGGCCAGACCACACT